AGAAAATATATAGTTATATATACATTTATTTTGCAGATACTTTATAGTCATTGATGATCTGTGGGAAACAACATGGGATATTGTTAAAAGCGCTTTTCCAGATGGTAATAATTACAGCAGAATAATAACAACAGCAGAAACAGACGGTGTAGCTCTGGAATGCTGTGGTTCTCAGTCTGATAATATTTTGAAGATGAAACCCCTTGGCAGCCATGCCTCTGCAGAATTGTTCTTCAGTATTGTTTGTGGCTCTGAACATCGGTGTCCTGATCAATTGAAGGAAGTTTCATATAGATTCATTGGAAAGTGTGGTGGTTTGCCACTAGCAACCATTTGTATTGCTGGTCTCTTAGCCAGTCAGACGGACAACTCTGAGCTATGGCATCATCTGCAGAAATGTTTATGCTCCAATTTAAGTACAAGTCCTACTTTGGAAGAGATGCTGAAAGAAGTACTAAACCTTAGCTACAGTTGTCTTCCTCATTATTTGAAGACATGCTTGCTGTATCTTGCTATGTATCCAGAGGGGTTCACGATGTGGAAGGTTGATTTGTTGAAGCAATGGATATCTGAAGGTTTCATTACTGCAAAGGAAGAAAAAGAGGTGGAGGAAATTGCAGATAGCTATTTTTATGAGCTTGTCAACAAGGGAATGATCCAACCTGAGCAAATTAACCACAATGATGAGGTGTTATCCTGTACATTGCACCACACTGTACGTGATCTTATTATGTACAAGTCCAAAGAAGAGAATTTTATCACTTCCATAGATTACTCAAAAGCCATCACAGGAAATTCTAATATGGTTCGTCGACTTTCTCTCCACTTTAGCAGTGCCAAATATGCGACCAAACCATCAGGTGTAATACTGTCGCAATCGCGATCACTTTTCTTTTTTGGACTTCTCAGATGTTTGCCTTCTGATGTGGAATTTAAGTTGCTGCGAGTATTAATCCTTGACTTTTGGGGCAACCAATATGGGCATACGAGTCTCAACCTCACAAGAATTTGCAGTTTGGTTCACCTCAGATATTTGAAGATTTCATGCGATATCATTGTAGAACTGCCAGCCCAGATGCGAGGACTACAATACATGGAAACACTGGAAATAAATGCAAGATTATCTGCTGTTCCATTGGATATTATTCATCTCCCGAGCTTATTGCATCTCTCTCTTCGAGATGAGACAAATCTACCTGATGGGATTGGCCGCATCAGGTCTCTGCGTACACTACAGTATTTTGACCTTGGCAATAACACTGAAGACAATGTACTGAGCCTGGGTGGCCTGATGAACCTGCAGTATCTTCATCTCACCTATTCCACAGTGCAGTCTGATGAGCATCTGAAGAGAAACATGGTTGCTCTGGCCTCTTCTGTTATCAAGCTTGTTAACCTCAAATCTGTCATTCTGGCTCCTGGAGCTTTAAGCACAGCCATTTACCATGATGTCCTGAGCAGCGTTTATTCTCCTCCTGTTTTTCTTCAGGGTCTTCAGAAACTTGATTTGTTGCCCCCAATTTGCATGTTTTCCAGTTTTCCCAAGGATATTGGAGCAGTTCGCAAACTTTGCTATTTGAATCTTGTGGTCCGTGAACTACGAAGGAATGATATTGACAGCATCACAGGATTGCCTGCCCTAACTGTTCTTTCATTGTATGTCCGGCAACCCCCTGCAGAAAGCATCATCTTCAACAATGGGGCGTTCCCTGCTCTCAAGTATTTCAAATACATGTGCGGTGTACTGTGCCTGGCCTTCCAGGAAGGAGCATTGCCCAATGTTCATAGGCTCAAACTAGGTTTCAATGCCCGCAAAGGACAGCAGTATGATGTTTTGCTTGCCGGCATTCAGCACTTGGTAAACCTGAAGAAGATTGATGGAATAATTGGGGCAGCCGAGGGTGCTGAGGAACCCGACAGAAGTGCTGCAGAGTCTGCGTTCAAGGATACCATTCACAAGCATTCAAGGTTTCCTAGTTACGTCAACGTAAAAAGGGTAGATTGGGTTGAGGAAGAGAACGAGCCAAGGACCGAAGTTAACAGCTCATCAAGTAAATGTCATGAAATTCTACAAGAACAGCGTGGGGTAAATGAGACCGAGGAAGATACAAAGCAGTTTGCTGATAGCGGGTAGGTTATTTACCAACACCCCCACCCCCGCGCTAAAAGCAAATATTATGTTATTTACGACATTTTCTCACAAGTAAAATGTGCACACTGTATTTCGCCAGCAAACCTTTATGTATTACTCACATTTACTTCCTGATGCTTACATGTCTGATGGTTACACAGGGTGACAAATCAGATCATGCAGATGTCTCCTCAGCATATGGATTTATGCGCAGCCGATACAAAGCTGACTATGCCTAGTAATAACAGAATGTCATTTCCTGAAAAGTTACATGATAATATTGCAGCTGAAGCAGTGAGCTTTTCATGTACTACATCATCTGGTTCAAGTCCAAAATCGTCGTCAGCTCCATCATCTCATCACTCTTTACCTGAAACATATACATGGGATCCGGAGGGATCTCCTTGGTCAAGGGCATTGAGTCCTCCTACGCCAAGGAATACCAGTGCCCCTCAATCAGCTATGCATCCGATGTTATCCCCAGAAGATCATATTTCACGCGCTGAAGGCACCTGGAGTACTGCCTATTTTCACCCCTTACCACTTCCTCCCAGTGCTATAAGCCAAGTGAAAGCAACTCTCAGCAACCAACCTGCTCCAAAAGTTGAAATGTCCTTAGTAGCTGGTCAATGGGAAAAGAGAAAACTTATAGGCAGTGGTACATTTGGTGATGTATATGAAGCTACCAACAGGTATGGAAGTGTAATCCATATATCATTGTGGCTATTCATGTTAAATTCTGAATGTTGGTTTACTTCCATTTAAATGTAGGCATACTGGAGCTCTTTGTGCAGTGAAAGCGATCAGTATTCCTAATGATTCTAGATCTGCTGAGTCCTTGAAGCAATTAGATCAGGTTATTAAATCTGGCTATGCATTCTTAAATAATTACAAGCTGTTCTTTTGCAAACTTAGAATCTATTTTTTTTATCAGTTACATGAGTTCTGTCTGAATACTTTTCTTTGTTATTGTTCTTTTTGAAGGTTCCTCATTCTGAGAAATAAGTTTCTAGCTTATTTTGTTTATGATTATGATTTTCTAAGTATAACCTACTGTCACGTGAGAGCGGATGCACGGCTGACGTGCCAAGGATAGGGCAGCCAGTCGATGGCAGTTTGATCTTCAAGTCAGCTCAGGGATTTCCATATCAATCTATTTAATTAGTTTCCATGCTTGTTAGTTCTTGCCTTGGCTTCCAATTTATCTCAATTCTCTATTTATAGAGAGGAACTACCAATGTAACATCAAATTTGCCAATAGAACAAGAAAAGTAGATTATACTCCAACCCTAGCAGCCGAAACTTAGAACATAATTTCATTTGCTCATAGAGATACTTACAATCTTCGTCAACCAAAAAGGAACTTAAGTCTCTTAAAGCACCCTAGTTGTACCACCTTCCTGAGGATTCATTTAAGTTATCATCATGTGACAATCACTCGTACTTGGCTTTTCTCCTCTGTGATGATGTATAGCAGGTTTTCAAGATACCTTTGCTGACTTACTTTCATTCTTTTCAGGAAATAAAGCTTCTAAGCCAATTTAAGCATGAGAACATAGTCCAGTATTATGGTAGCGAAACTGTAAGTTTCCCTTCCAATCTGAGCTAAGTAATTCCACATGTTTCCATAATGTAATCTTATTTCTTGGAGGATCTTGCAGATAGAAGGCCACCTCTACATTTACATGGAGTATGTTCATCTTGGTTCAATTAATAAGTATATCCAACAACATTGTGGAGCAATAACAGAATCGATTGTCGGCAACTTCACTCACCATATTCTTAGGGGTTTAGCGTTTTTGCATGGCCAAAATATTATGCATAGGTATGTGCAAATATGTATCCTTATTTACATAGTTCCTGCTAACTAGGTCAGCGGGGCATAGTTAAGTATTTGCCCCTTGGGGTTTGCAATATTAGATAAGTTGCGCCTTTAACATGGTACAAGAGCCCAGGTTTAGTTTTATTTAGGCTGCCGCAACTCGTCCATCTCTCTCCCTCTTCGTCTCGATCACAAAAAGCTAAAACTTGGTAGAAGATGTTTAAGAGATCactaaaataaaaataattgTCAAGCCAACATGCCTTGTCCACACAACAACATTTCAAGCATGTTTCATCTTAGCTAGGTTGATATAGTCAAAAGGTTTTGAAGTTGTACTTGGACCTGTCAATATAATATTCTCATATCCCTGGTCTGCAGGTCTAATCTTGTCCATTGTTCTCTGTTAACTCTTATTATCTTGAGTCTATAGCATGTTGCGTCCATAATCATATATTACCTTCGTCCCAAATTACTTGTCTTCGATATGTCtagatatggatgtatctagacacgACAAATCTAAGATAAGTaattcgggacggagggagtaccattttaTGTCCATCCTTGCCAGTTGCTACTGCTACGAAAAGCAAGGACTTCGAAGCTGCCTCTGTGCAattatttttgtttatttttccGTCAGACATGTATATGAATGTGGTAAATGAAGGCAGGTTGAAAAGGGACATAGATGCTTATCTGCTTTTGTTGTTATTCTAGACGCACATACACTGGTGGAGGGCTCAGATGTCAAGGCCTAATCTCACATGTCTCAATGGACAACTACCAGAATAGTTAGGAAGAGTGTAGCTCACTTAGCTGGGAGAGTGGATTTACAATCCGACCACCTGTGTTCAAGTTTCGCGAACACGAATTTGAGTTCCTATTTCTACGGCTTCCCTTACAGTTTTCTTGCAACTAAAATAACTTCTGGAATTGTATTTTATGCTGGTATTCACTTCTGCATCAATATAACACTTTTATGCATATGAATGTActcttacagggatatcaaaggAGCAAATATGCTAATTGATGGTAACGGTGTTGTTAAATTGGCTGACTTTGGAACGGCTAAGCATGTGAGTGCATCCTTACAATGTTTGGTAGCATCTTCATATTGTACTGTATTGTGTCTCCTTTTTAAGGGTACCTTTTATTTTCCGTTTTGTATTAGAAGAGCGTCAAGATGATGCAAAACCCTACAACTCCACCCCACAAGAACCACAAGAACCGAAAAAAAAAGAACTAAGAAATAAATCTAAGAAAGCAAAAATTTCAAACTGTGCTGCACTCGGGTGATAGTCTAAACAGTGAGCTCAGGAGGCTTTGTAGTTTGTATGCCATGGGAGCCGTCACAGAGCTTTAGCTCCGGCTGGCAACCATAGTTTTGCCTCACATCGACTTCAGCTCAAAAAAACAATTGAGTCAACCAGCGCTGAACAGTTTGTCAAAGCCCCACTGAAAACACAGTCGTTGCAAAGCCGCCATAACATCTGAATGGTGACTTAGGTCAGCAACCTCGCTCCCTTCAGCTTTTCTGCACCAGCTCGTTGCGCAGCCTGCTCGAACCAAGAGTTGAAGTCACTCTGTTGGATGGGGGCAGATAACTTTTAGGGAGCAGGATGCCAGCACTTGTCTCAAGAATGTGCATCTGGTGTGTAGGTGCAAGATTGTTTCATCTGCCTGGTCACAGAGGGCGCTAGCATCCGGATGATGCAGGCCTCAGCTTGCCGACGTCAATCATGCGAAAATATTGCACTTTAGAGGAGCAGGGATGAAAGCTGAGCGGAAACTTTCTGTCCGTTCCGCAAAAATATGAAAACAGAGAGAAACTATGGGAATAGAAAAGGAAATTTACAAAATGGAAGCGGAACTGGTAAGTTTCTTGTGGAAATGGAAACGGACAGTGTTTTCTAGTGGAGCACCAGTGAATTAGGAATTTCCGTATCCACACATGCGGAAGTTTCCGTTTATCTATTGTCTATGTAGCCCACTCCAATCCAACCCATATAGACTTTTGGCACAATTAAATCTACCACTAAAAAACATAATCCTTCCCCTGATCCTCCCTGTCATCCTGTTCTTCTCAACTAGTATACCTTATTATGTTGCGAAATTAAAAATTTACACATATAcattactccctctgttcacttttataaggcCTTGTACACATTTCAGACAGCATGCAAAACAGGTCAATTtcagttgtctgaaacgacttataaaagtgaacggagggagtattatatttCGATGATAATATCATAATATTTGTAGTCGTTAGCAATTGAATTTGTTGGCATTGTTGTGTTTTTCTCTTATGTTTCAAGAGGTTTTTGAGTTCCAGCAAACTTTCACTTTATATCTGTGTCCACACTATCCGTTGCCATATTCTTTCATGAAATTTTTGTATCCGCTTCTGCTTCTACTAAAAAATATGGAAACAAATGTGACATCATTCAGTTCCGTCCGTTTCCGCTCCATTTTCATCCGTATTTTGCAGTGTATTGCACGCCGAGAGCTTCCAGGTGAATTGATCTTCAATTCCAAGGGACAAGGATTGGACGTCAACCACCCAGCCAAGTGTGGTAAATTCAACGGACCCTTGCACGTTTAGGGCTTCTGAGATTCACCGATCCAACCTCTGCCGCCCAGCTCCTTGCATATGGTTCTGCTATAGATAACCCTCGACACAACTGCTGCGACCACTGTAGGGGCAATATCAGCAATCAACTATTAGTAAATCTATTGGTCTGATCAAAATCTTGTGCGCTTCCCATCGCCCATGTCCACCTTTGTAGCCGCATGAACCAGGCCAGCTATGTGCTTGTTAACTTCGATTGGAAATCTGGTCTACGACCGAGATTCATCAGTGCGCTGCAGCCACAACCATCTTGCCTGCAATGCCCAGTTCATTCTCTTAATATCTTTGATCTCCCCGAGCTTGATTTATCTGCAACCATCTCTCCATGCTACGGTGCAGTGGCCACGGTTTGTCTCTCAACACCCTTTCCAGAAGAAGCTTCGATGTTTCTTATCAACTGTTGTTCAGTCTTCACCCAGTTGGGTATATCTGTAGGTAGCATGGTGTGAACTGCGACTGCAGAGCGACATATTTAACCATCACTAGTCGTCCGCTTTTAGTGGTCATACCAGTTTTCCAGTCGGCAAGCTTATTGTCCATTTTATCAAGGAGAGGTTGATAATCAGTGTGTAAGAGCTTCCAAATTGAAAGTGGAACATATTGAATTTGAAATTCCTTGAGAGGGCAGGCAAGGTGGTGTGTGAGAATCTGAATAGTATTGGTGTGGAGTCCAGAGGCATAGCCGAAAGTATGAAGCAGTTAAAGCATCAGCTCACGATCTTTGCGAGTTGGCTTCAGGAAGACTACCGCATCATCAGCATAAAGCGACGCAGCAAGCAAACCTTGCATCGCCGCCGCTTCGACTAAACGATGAAGGACCTCCATCAAGATGACACACTTCATCGGAGACAAGGGTCACCCTGGCTAACTCTTCGGTAATTAAACTAATGATAGATTTCCTCACTGGGGATGCTGTTGACAAGCACATGTATACTGGCAGTAGAGAATAGTAAGCATATGAGCTCCCACCAGGGATGTCCAAAACACAGTTCACCGGCTGCAAAAGTCGAGTCCATGAAGTTCAAGGATGGCTACATGATATCATCTGGTCAGCCAGTCAAGTACATCAAGCCAAGTCCATGAAGTTCAAGGATGGCTACTTGATATCATCTAGTCAGCTAGTCAATGAGTACATGGTGCTAAGTCCATGAAGTTCAAGGATGGCCACATGATATCATCTACAAAAGCAACTCTAAGATATTGCGACCTCCCCTTCCCCGACCCCCGCGTCGCCTCCCCAAGCGAGGCGACCGGGGGCTCCCCTTCCCTCCTCCCAGCGCCCCCCTCCTCCTAATgccctcccgccgccgcccgcgtaGGCCACTGGGCCTTGCTCGCGTGGTGGCGGCGGCCCCGTTCTTTCCTCCCACGCAGCGCTGCGGCTCGGGTGGTGGCGGCCGGTGGCGGTGCACCCAGGCCGGCGACGGATCCGGCGGCGGCGCAACTCCGGGTGGCGAGGTGGCGGTGGCGCGGCTGCTTGGCTGAGGGGCGGCGCTCTTCCGGCCTAGATCTGGGCCCTTTTGGGCCCCATATTGGTCTAGGCGGGCCTGGCGTGGGCTTTCCGACGTCATCTCCGGCGGGCGGAGGTGTGAGCGACGGGAGCTTCATGAGCCCGCTTCGGGCTCGGCCGGGCAGGGGTGCCTGGTTTGCTCCTGAGCTGTGTCCGGTCGGTTTCCGCAGAGGGTGGTGGAGGTTGTCCCCTCCCGCGTGGCTGCTGACCCTGCTGCTCCCGTTTCCAGCTGCTTCCTCTCGATCCCGCCGGTCTCGCTTCACTTGTCACGGTGAAACGGCGATGGTGACTACAAGCCTGTGGTGGCGCATATTGGTGGACGGCAAGTATGGTGGAGCGCGATGGATCGTCCGGGGTCGTGGTTGGTTGGCGGTTGGGAGAAATCCTTGTCGGCTTGTCCGGCACTGACGCGGTGATGCCCATTGGCGCCGCCGTGCCTTCCTGAAGAGCGTTGGATATACCCCTTCCGCCACGGCGGCGAGCAGGCGGCCGAGTCACCCTCGGGATCGCCAGGGGCGGGAGGAGATTCAAACGCCATCGGCCGCAGGTCGCCTGGAACTAGGTTTGAGCAGCCGGGTCCCCACCGAGTGCATTAATCATGCGCCTGGTGTTGAAGGAtcaaaatttgaactacaaaaaGAGTGATCGACTGTACTTACTTCAGCATTCTGGCGGATGGCAATGGCTCCACTCACTAACTTTATGGTATCCATTAGGTGTTTCTTCAGTCCCTCCTCTAGCTCAATGGCTCCCGGCACAGTCCGCTGCAACGTCACAATGGCCCTATCCTCGGGGCTCAGGCTCGCGAGGGGGAATTGCGTGGTGCCGGCCTCGTCTCCTACATCTCCTTAGGAGGAACCTGGTACGAGTATCACCATGGCAGGAGTTGGGCCAGTCAGTGCAGTCGCCCCCGGGAAGCGATCGGGCCGATAGGGACGGTTGCAGGGATATCAGTAGCCCCCTCCATGGGGGCAGTTGGTGGAGCGGGTGGTGCAACAGTCGGTGGGGCAGTTGGTACCACAGTCGGCAACTTCTCCACGGGGGCAGCTCTCCATTGGCTGGGTCTATGGGATGGGGCTGGTCATCCTTTTTCTGGGTGCCTGCGTCCACGGGAGCACCGGGGTCGGCAAGCCTGGGagcggggagggggggggggtacaTCTTCCTTAGTCGACTCAGCCTCTAATGTCGGTTGAGTGGACATTGGTCTCTTTCCGATGGTCTTCTTCTTCTGGCCAGCAAAGCTGGACTTTTCCTTACTGCATCAACGGAGAGATGACAATCAAGACTTCAAATAAATTCAACAAGATAGAAAGGAACAACATATGCACTAAAGCCTACCAGTCAGACTTTGGAATGTTCTTCAATCGGGGTGCGCAACGAACGGTAGTGGGACTCATGGGGACTTCTGGTGGATCCTAGGCTGGAGCCAGGCGAGAGCGCTTGGAGCTTTCCTCCACATCGATGCTGGTGGCGCCATCATCCTGCCTCCGGCGCCGCCTCCGAGGCTGAGCGGACGAAGGGAATGAAGCGATCTCCTCCACCTCCgggtcttcctcctcctcatcggaGTTCACCAGGCTGCTCGCCTTCCGCCGTCCAGCCAGCTTTCCTCCTCTCTCGTGTTCAGAATGATAGACTAGGTAGTTATACAGTATGTACCCTTGTATTGTATATGGTTCAGGTAGCTTTGACCATGCAGCAGTTTTGTTGAGTAGTGCTGCACGTCGCTCGGTAGTGGCACACCCACGATCTCGCTCGGCTGCGGCCAGCGCCCTGTATAACTTTGCAGCCTCGAGCATAATCCA
This genomic window from Aegilops tauschii subsp. strangulata cultivar AL8/78 chromosome 4, Aet v6.0, whole genome shotgun sequence contains:
- the LOC109733447 gene encoding disease resistance protein RGA5 isoform X1 encodes the protein MNREAPPWFDYQNGLCLIHQLTERSGSVKGELKVEMSSSLLTTSAMEAPMSSSLGAMGPLLRKLHSLLAPDHRLPKPLKHGIELLKEDLEELSADLLEQSMADTPNHKAVYWMDEVRELSYEVEDCIDDMMLRHAGDGVKTRAVRSHRVSRVKVYRLFKSLKPSTRVSKITELRTLVLEASERRERYHLDDCASRSSPVFTRHNPVPGLYGQATDFLVGIDDLKIKLTKWLTEDADQQLKVMCIDGPAGVGKTTLAKQLYCELGEQFDCWAFVRASRTSDTKRLLGDILSQVQHCRLPSYSCEVQNLIDNLTKYLQDKRYFIVIDDLWETTWDIVKSAFPDGNNYSRIITTAETDGVALECCGSQSDNILKMKPLGSHASAELFFSIVCGSEHRCPDQLKEVSYRFIGKCGGLPLATICIAGLLASQTDNSELWHHLQKCLCSNLSTSPTLEEMLKEVLNLSYSCLPHYLKTCLLYLAMYPEGFTMWKVDLLKQWISEGFITAKEEKEVEEIADSYFYELVNKGMIQPEQINHNDEVLSCTLHHTVRDLIMYKSKEENFITSIDYSKAITGNSNMVRRLSLHFSSAKYATKPSGVILSQSRSLFFFGLLRCLPSDVEFKLLRVLILDFWGNQYGHTSLNLTRICSLVHLRYLKISCDIIVELPAQMRGLQYMETLEINARLSAVPLDIIHLPSLLHLSLRDETNLPDGIGRIRSLRTLQYFDLGNNTEDNVLSLGGLMNLQYLHLTYSTVQSDEHLKRNMVALASSVIKLVNLKSVILAPGALSTAIYHDVLSSVYSPPVFLQGLQKLDLLPPICMFSSFPKDIGAVRKLCYLNLVVRELRRNDIDSITGLPALTVLSLYVRQPPAESIIFNNGAFPALKYFKYMCGVLCLAFQEGALPNVHRLKLGFNARKGQQYDVLLAGIQHLVNLKKIDGIIGAAEGAEEPDRSAAESAFKDTIHKHSRFPSYVNVKRVDWVEEENEPRTEVNSSSSKCHEILQEQRGVNETEEDTKQFADSGVTNQIMQMSPQHMDLCAADTKLTMPSNNRMSFPEKLHDNIAAEAVSFSCTTSSGSSPKSSSAPSSHHSLPETYTWDPEGSPWSRALSPPTPRNTSAPQSAMHPMLSPEDHISRAEGTWSTAYFHPLPLPPSAISQVKATLSNQPAPKVEMSLVAGQWEKRKLIGSGTFGDVYEATNRHTGALCAVKAISIPNDSRSAESLKQLDQEIKLLSQFKHENIVQYYGSETIEGHLYIYMEYVHLGSINKYIQQHCGAITESIVGNFTHHILRGLAFLHGQNIMHRDIKGANMLIDGNGVVKLADFGTAKHLSTAAPNLSLKGTPYWMAPEMIRATLVKDVGYDLAVDIWSLGCTIIEMFNGKPPWSGLEGPAAMFKVLNKDPPLPDNLSHEAKDFLKCCFKRNPAARPSARELLTHPFIRNSSHYSKHVQEVIIAGCEEVIRASCDPSLTRKTTTSGGNDARSSESLVSQLTLQPVQRGTMRALGVPAISHLLTSTGRATRGQKQAVARPALQEKKYTYVPSNAASQAYITGSLVSSHATLNFLRLRLWSEFPEMVGADGHCCIHGLKGGKAT
- the LOC109733447 gene encoding disease resistance protein RGA5 isoform X3 — translated: MNREAPPWFDYQNGLCLIHQLTERSGSVKGELKVEMSSSLLTTSAMEAPMSSSLGAMGPLLRKLHSLLAPDHRLPKPLKHGIELLKEDLEELSADLLEQSMADTPNHKAVYWMDEVRELSYEVEDCIDDMMLRHAGDGVKTRAVRSHRVSRVKVYRLFKSLKPSTRVSKITELRTLVLEASERRERYHLDDCASRSSPVFTRHNPVPGLYGQATDFLVGIDDLKIKLTKWLTEDADQQLKVMCIDGPAGVGKTTLAKQLYCELGEQFDCWAFVRASRTSDTKRLLGDILSQVQHCRLPSYSCEVQNLIDNLTKYLQDKRYFIVIDDLWETTWDIVKSAFPDGNNYSRIITTAETDGVALECCGSQSDNILKMKPLGSHASAELFFSIVCGSEHRCPDQLKEVSYRFIGKCGGLPLATICIAGLLASQTDNSELWHHLQKCLCSNLSTSPTLEEMLKEVLNLSYSCLPHYLKTCLLYLAMYPEGFTMWKVDLLKQWISEGFITAKEEKEVEEIADSYFYELVNKGMIQPEQINHNDEVLSCTLHHTVRDLIMYKSKEENFITSIDYSKAITGNSNMVRRLSLHFSSAKYATKPSGVILSQSRSLFFFGLLRCLPSDVEFKLLRVLILDFWGNQYGHTSLNLTRICSLVHLRYLKISCDIIVELPAQMRGLQYMETLEINARLSAVPLDIIHLPSLLHLSLRDETNLPDGIGRIRSLRTLQYFDLGNNTEDNVLSLGGLMNLQYLHLTYSTVQSDEHLKRNMVALASSVIKLVNLKSVILAPGALSTAIYHDVLSSVYSPPVFLQGLQKLDLLPPICMFSSFPKDIGAVRKLCYLNLVVRELRRNDIDSITGLPALTVLSLYVRQPPAESIIFNNGAFPALKYFKYMCGVLCLAFQEGALPNVHRLKLGFNARKGQQYDVLLAGIQHLVNLKKIDGIIGAAEGAEEPDRSAAESAFKDTIHKHSRFPSYVNVKRVDWVEEENEPRTEVNSSSSKCHEILQEQRGVNETEEDTKQFADSGVTNQIMQMSPQHMDLCAADTKLTMPSNNRMSFPEKLHDNIAAEAVSFSCTTSSGSSPKSSSAPSSHHSLPETYTWDPEGSPWSRALSPPTPRNTSAPQSAMHPMLSPEDHISRAEGTWSTAYFHPLPLPPSAISQVKATLSNQPAPKVEMSLVAGQWEKRKLIGSGTFGDVYEATNRHTGALCAVKAISIPNDSRSAESLKQLDQEIKLLSQFKHENIVQYYGSETIEGHLYIYMEYVHLGSINKYIQQHCGAITESIVGNFTHHILRGLAFLHGQNIMHRDIKGANMLIDGNGVVKLADFGTAKHLSTAAPNLSLKGTPYWMAPEMIRATLVKDVGYDLAVDIWSLGCTIIEMFNGKPPWSGLEGPAAMFKVLNKDPPLPDNLSHEAKDFLKCCFKRNPAARPSARELLTHPFIRNSSHYSKHVQEVIIAGCEEVIRASCDPSLTRKTTTSGGNDARSSESLVSQLTLQPVQVPPP
- the LOC109733447 gene encoding disease resistance protein RGA5 isoform X4 → MSSSLLTTSAMEAPMSSSLGAMGPLLRKLHSLLAPDHRLPKPLKHGIELLKEDLEELSADLLEQSMADTPNHKAVYWMDEVRELSYEVEDCIDDMMLRHAGDGVKTRAVRSHRVSRVKVYRLFKSLKPSTRVSKITELRTLVLEASERRERYHLDDCASRSSPVFTRHNPVPGLYGQATDFLVGIDDLKIKLTKWLTEDADQQLKVMCIDGPAGVGKTTLAKQLYCELGEQFDCWAFVRASRTSDTKRLLGDILSQVQHCRLPSYSCEVQNLIDNLTKYLQDKRYFIVIDDLWETTWDIVKSAFPDGNNYSRIITTAETDGVALECCGSQSDNILKMKPLGSHASAELFFSIVCGSEHRCPDQLKEVSYRFIGKCGGLPLATICIAGLLASQTDNSELWHHLQKCLCSNLSTSPTLEEMLKEVLNLSYSCLPHYLKTCLLYLAMYPEGFTMWKVDLLKQWISEGFITAKEEKEVEEIADSYFYELVNKGMIQPEQINHNDEVLSCTLHHTVRDLIMYKSKEENFITSIDYSKAITGNSNMVRRLSLHFSSAKYATKPSGVILSQSRSLFFFGLLRCLPSDVEFKLLRVLILDFWGNQYGHTSLNLTRICSLVHLRYLKISCDIIVELPAQMRGLQYMETLEINARLSAVPLDIIHLPSLLHLSLRDETNLPDGIGRIRSLRTLQYFDLGNNTEDNVLSLGGLMNLQYLHLTYSTVQSDEHLKRNMVALASSVIKLVNLKSVILAPGALSTAIYHDVLSSVYSPPVFLQGLQKLDLLPPICMFSSFPKDIGAVRKLCYLNLVVRELRRNDIDSITGLPALTVLSLYVRQPPAESIIFNNGAFPALKYFKYMCGVLCLAFQEGALPNVHRLKLGFNARKGQQYDVLLAGIQHLVNLKKIDGIIGAAEGAEEPDRSAAESAFKDTIHKHSRFPSYVNVKRVDWVEEENEPRTEVNSSSSKCHEILQEQRGVNETEEDTKQFADSGVTNQIMQMSPQHMDLCAADTKLTMPSNNRMSFPEKLHDNIAAEAVSFSCTTSSGSSPKSSSAPSSHHSLPETYTWDPEGSPWSRALSPPTPRNTSAPQSAMHPMLSPEDHISRAEGTWSTAYFHPLPLPPSAISQVKATLSNQPAPKVEMSLVAGQWEKRKLIGSGTFGDVYEATNRHTGALCAVKAISIPNDSRSAESLKQLDQEIKLLSQFKHENIVQYYGSETIEGHLYIYMEYVHLGSINKYIQQHCGAITESIVGNFTHHILRGLAFLHGQNIMHRDIKGANMLIDGNGVVKLADFGTAKHLSTAAPNLSLKGTPYWMAPEMIRATLVKDVGYDLAVDIWSLGCTIIEMFNGKPPWSGLEGPAAMFKVLNKDPPLPDNLSHEAKDFLKCCFKRNPAARPSARELLTHPFIRNSSHYSKHVQEVIIAGCEEVIRASCDPSLTRKTTTSGGNDARSSESLVSQLTLQPVQACDVHYQEGPEIPLRQSE